ATTTTGTCTCTCATTAATTCCTTGAGCTAGTTGCCCCACTTGCTTCTCTATGTTTCGAATTGATGCTTCTTGATTGTGGAGTCTTATATGAGTGTTTCCCATGAAATCTTGCATGGTTTGAGCTTGTTTTTCTACAGCTTGGACTTGCCTATCCACATTTTGGGCTATCTTGGTAACAAAATCCTCCAAGTTAGAATTCGGCTTCTCCATGTGTGGTGGTGGTGCTCTCGGTCCTTGTTGATTTTGACCACCCCAAGATAGATTATAATGATTCCTTCATCCCGAATTATAAGTGTTGGAATACAAATTGTTTTGAGAGCCCTgttaaaatttgaaacaatgttAACATGTTCAAAAGAACTACCATAAGGATTACCTACTTGATAATCAGTGctaatatgatttttttgggtaaaaagtgCTAATATGATTTCCACCACAAAATTTACAAGATACTTCTTGAGTTTTCAAAGAAGCAATCATTCTGCTTAATGTATCAAGTTTCATGTTCAAAGCCGTATTGGTGTCAACTTCATGAACTTCACTTGGCTTCTAGGCTTGGTATCTCTCAGTTGGCCATTGGTAGCTATTACTTGCCATCTCCTCAAGTAGATCAAAAGTTTCTTCGGTGACTTATTTTGCAAAGTGCCTCCAATTGCTGCATTTAGACTAGCCTGAATAATAGGATGTGCTCCATTATAGAATGTGTGCTTTTGTATCCAAAGCGGCGCAGTCTATGATACGGGCGTCTCCTTAGCAGTTCTTTAAATCTATCTCATGCTTTATAAAAGGACTCACCATTCATTTGCATAAATGTAATACTATTGTTTCAcattttgaaggaaaatacttagaaatttttttagccAAGTCATGCCAAGTGGTAATGGGGCTTGCGGGAAGAGAAGTCAACCAAGCCTTAACTTTATCACGAAGAGAAAATAGGACCAATCTTAACTTAAGGGCATCATCAGTAATGCCATTGAATTTAACAATGTCATGAATTTCAAGGAATGCTTCTAAATGTAGATTTGGATCATCATTAGGTGATCCGTTGAATTGCCCTGCATTTTAAAGCATTTCAATTAAGGATGGGTTAATCTCAAAATTATTAGCTTGCACCACCAGCCTTCTTATACTTGATTGTGCTTTTTGAATTGTTGGTGTAGCATAATCTTTCAAAGTTCTCCTTAGAAGTgtgtctttttaatttttggccATTGCAATGAAGATTGCTTGTGCTTGCTCTTTTCTTCTCCTAAAAAAGGTTCTTTCAATTTAGAGATCAAACATTTCAAGGTCTTCTTGTTGGCTTCGGGTTATGCGATGCTCTTCCCACCTTTTATAGAGAGGTCAATTTGGCCAACAAgagaaacaaattaaaaacaaaataaagactAGTCTAAACCAAGAATCACTCGATATCAATactaattggaaaattatcaaagcAATCCCCGACAACAGTGCCAAAACTTGTCAAGTGAATTGGAAGTGCACAATATCTACAAGTAATAAAGTGATGAGTGAGTATTGTTCACATTGGGATTGTCTCTAATTATTCAATGCTTACCGAAGGTGATTAATCCAAAAATTTAGCTAACCAAGTCAAAAAGGCAAGTAAAAAGTGAACTAAACCAATTAAAGGACTGAAATATAAAAGAGCTAAAACTTAAATGATTCAAAagctaattaaaattgcaaagtaAATCTAATCTAAAGCAAACCAAAAATTTACAatgcaaatttcaagattttaaccAAGATCACAAAGTGTTTGAGCATCCAACTTTATTTAACCAATCATAATCAATTCTCTAAACTCGTCatgcaataaattaatttccaatTGTGTTGGTGAAATTTCCCTATGTTAGATTACAAGCCAACTTTGATCTAATAATCTCTAATTAGGTATATTAACCCACACTAACCTTAGGTGAATTTAAATTACCTAAAAGTATTAAGTTCTTGTGGAAATTTCTGTATTCAATCTAAGTATTCCAAACCTAGATCTGCTACTGCAACCACATAAACAACCTAGTGTACTTTGACTTAGATTTAATTTATAGTTCAATATTGCTAGTGCTCATGCATGCAATCTCCACTCGGTATCATGCATACATcgaaaatcatttaaaagttggcaaaatttcaaaaaacattAAGATTATAATAGAGAACGCCACAatcaaaacaattaaattaCATTAACAAgtcttgaaaatcaatcaatcatgatTAAGATCCATTGTAGCtttaacaaaagaaatttagaacataattaaaGCTAAaccaacaacaaaaattaaagagGAGATAATgctaaattaaaacaaattcaCCAATTTGAGTCATATATAGGTTTGGGTTTGCCGCCTCCTTCTCTTCTTGACATGCGCCAATTccattaataaaatataagcatAAACGCTAACTAAGAAAACCTAAAATCTGGTGGTGGCTCCATGGCTCTCTGGAATTTGAAATATGCGGCACAAGAGAGGTTTATATAGCCTCCAAAAATATGTCCTAAGCCAGTCTCCTATTAGGTCTTGGCTAGCTTTTTCTTCAAGATAAATTACTCTGGAAGATATTGAAATATTTCAGaagatattaaaatattctaGATGATATTGAGATCTTTTGAAAGATATTGAGGCGTAAGGACTGATAAGCAAATTCTAGCACTGACACATGGTAAAATTATGCATATGGCCCTGGCATATTCTACAAACAGTGCAGATGGTTCCtacaaaattcaataaaatcatATGAGTAGCAAATAAGTTCaccaaaaattcattaaaactTAGTAAATATCAAGCTTAAATTAATAGAAGTACTCTATCTAAAATAAAGTTATCACGGGTGAGGGCGTCGTGGCCGGTCAAACAAAGCGAGGGCACGATACCCTTGCTTGGATATATAGGCAAGTTGATATATTTCTATTAACATATTCATAAAATTCTTTTATGATGTTAGTTAATGTATTTCTCTAATTCTCTAtgtatgcatgcatgcatgtatgcatgtatgtatgtatgtatgtatgtatgtgctTTAGAGACCTTCAACGTGGACTTCTTCCTTTCAATGAATCTACCAACCTTCCTCCCGCGGACTTCCTCCCTTTCGCCTACCCTTCCGACCTCTACTGCTTTTATTTAAGCCGTACAATACAGCTTTCACTTGTACCCTACCATCCATGACTACCATCCATTGCTCCAGAGTCCTGATCCCATCGATGTCCAGCTTTTTCTAGACAATAATTGATCAGGATTTCAGAAAAAACGTGGACTACCCGAAAATCCAGGTGCGTGAGTTCCGTGTAATTCCCCGCGAAACCACTATAAGTAAAGGGATAGTGTGGATCGTGGAGTCTAAATGCTTGAGAGTGGGGAAAACTGTTTTGAAGTCGGAAGTTGGAAACTAACCATGGAGGAAGCGTCACgaccaaaagagaaaacaatggAGGAAGCGAAGGGATTCGTGAGGCGTGTGTTGCTATTCAAGTTCAAAGCCGAAACAGCCCCTGACCACATCGAGCAGCTCATCAAGGATCACTCCAATCTCGTCAACCTCGTCGAATCCTTAAAATCTTGGcacatgtattctcctctctcTGTCTAATCTCTAcgttcttctttccctttcttttgcgCTCTTTCCCATTATCCCCCTCGATAGAAGTTGGGTGCGCCTACGTCCTCATATTTATGTCTTGGTGTATCTGTCATGGAACGTTCCTCAGCAGTCTGTTCAGATGTCTGATCTTGGGTTGTCATTTCTCATGTGACATTTAGGGGAAAGGATGTGAGCGTCAAGTACTCAAATGAGGGCTTCACGCACGTCATCGAGCTAACATTTGAAAGCACCGAGGGAATAGCAGCGTACATGGGTCATCCTGCTCACCTCGAAATGCACGAGCGCATCTGGCCTCATTTGGAGAAGATAGTCGTGATCGACTACAAACCAACTCTCTGTAACTGAATCGAACATTGCATTGCAAGCTCTACTTGTATTGCGTATGAATAATAAGGTTTTTTAACGTATGATGGAACTGAAGTTCTGAGGGTGCCATTTTCTTTGGGCAAGGTGATTAATTTGGTTCAGACTTGAGAGACTTACTTTGCAAATTACAAGTCAGAAATCATGCTATATTGAATCTCAACCACTGTTTTGATCAAAGGTTGGGATTCAATCTTAAGGAATAAGATAAAAAATACTAAAGGATTAAGTAATTTTATGATTGACTGAAATTTTAATCACATAGATTAGTGACATGACATAACTCATGGCCTAGATAAATCCTAAATGAACAGTGGAGATCGAATTctcttttaaattaaaaaaaaaaaatgtttaagggCATTTTAGTCATTTTCGTCCTGAAAGGGCAATTTTGTAgtttcaatagaaaaaaaaaagaaaagaaagaagaaggggtTAGGAGGGCTGGTGAGTGAGacaaatattttacttttttttttttttgaaaaatgaaaaatatttttccttattttagaagattattttttaaatcgataaaaagtgttttttcttgactagttcattttc
The nucleotide sequence above comes from Eucalyptus grandis isolate ANBG69807.140 chromosome 2, ASM1654582v1, whole genome shotgun sequence. Encoded proteins:
- the LOC120285866 gene encoding stress-response A/B barrel domain-containing protein HS1 codes for the protein MLESGENCFEVGSWKLTMEEASRPKEKTMEEAKGFVRRVLLFKFKAETAPDHIEQLIKDHSNLVNLVESLKSWHMGKDVSVKYSNEGFTHVIELTFESTEGIAAYMGHPAHLEMHERIWPHLEKIVVIDYKPTLCN